The Phaeodactylum tricornutum CCAP 1055/1 chromosome 2, whole genome shotgun sequence DNA window ACCTCCTTCGGGGTAAGATACATAAATTGAAATTTATATGATTTGTTCGACATATGAATGCATTACCCTCTTGCATCCATACATTTTGTATAATACCGATACTTCTATCGCAGGCAATCAAGTAGCGTCCTCTGCACTattgtcttcctcctcgtccatCGCAAATCTAGCGGTTCCCTCGACAATCATACTGAGTAAAGCGGCTCCGCGTCCATTGCTACGTCCATTGTCTTGCATTTGACTCAACAGCTGTCCTGCCGCTAAACGACGGGCGCCTGGCTCCAGCCCATTCAGCATCGTAAGCAGACCACTGATAGAGCTTGCCTGGGAACTCCGCTCCACCATCATGTCGGCATCCTGAACAGGAAGGTATGATCGCCCGTGTGGGTCCAAAGTGAATCCAAAATTCTTGTTTTTCAATGCAGGCGCCAAATCCAGTATACCTAAAAGTAAAGTGGCAATCGAAAACAAAACTGGAGTGAGAGATAAGGCGGACCAGAAAAGATGCATTACTGCAATTACGAAACGTACGCATGTCGACTGAAGAGCTGGCATGTCTCGGGCCAAAGCCCCCATGCACAACAATACAGGCCTGAGCTGGTAGAAACATCGATGTCAATGTAAAACGTCGTTGTGGCAAGCTTCCGGAAACAGCGGGACGAAAGAACGTATTCGTCATCAAATCAAAGGCCAATATACCGTTAGTCGACGGACGGCCAGATCCAAACGCAAGTAAAACCGTGTCGCGAGATATTCTGTGGGAGATGTGACAACGTCCCAACACTAGGATTTCTGATGGCCGGAGAGTATTGGCAATATCTTCATTCATAGCCGCCATATTGATACCAGCATCTCTATTTTCTGCACCGTCATCTTCATCCTCAGATTTTTCGTTATGGTTTCTATGCAGCAAACGCCAATCCCAGGGTAGCGATTCGATTAAGCCTCTCCGCCAGAAGGTGCTCATACGCAACTCCCACACTTCTGAATTGTCTCGACCGGAACGCAATAAATCGGATCCATTTCCACCACCGAATAGGACTAGCCGTGAACGGGCTTCATCGAGGATAACCGAATGACCGAACCGGGGAGACGGCGAAATCCCCGTTGTAATAGAATGACTGTCAATCCAGGTCCATGTTAACGTGTCCAAAAGTAAAGGATTCAAAATAGAACCTCGTGTTTGCATGCCGCCGCTTATGAACAAATACCGATTTGATAGCAAAGTTGCAGAATGATAGGCCCGCGCACAACTCAGTTGCCAGTTTTGAATTTGTTCTGGGAATAATGTCGCGCAAGAAGGCAGCACCGTTTTGATCTCCCAAGATCCGTTCAAGATTCCGTCCTCAGCGTTCCTTAGCAACGTCAGAATCGCAACGCGATCGGTCTCGTTGGCATATCCGCCGCTTAGGAAGCCACCAAATAATACAGCTCGATGCTCTTCCAGAGCAGTCAAAGATGAACCGTAGGAAAATCCTGGATGCCCCTCGGGTACAATACGCTCCCATTCGCCGTTCTTGAAATGTTGCAGATCTCGAACGTAGATGGCAGCGTCCTCGGTAAATCCGCCCGTCACCACAACTTTATCGCCCATGACACAACTGACGTGTCCTTCACGAGCGCTCGGTGCAGTTGGGTCTTTTGGATGAGAACGGACCGCACTCCAGTGGACAGATGGTAAAGATTGGCAGTAGGCGGCTCGAAGAAACCGGCGTTTGGCACGTGCAGCCGGGGGCGATCGACTTTTATCACCGGGAGTTTCCGACAGAAGCTGGCGCTCGGCGCCTTCACGTCGGGTTAGCAAATCCCAGAAGGATGGATTGAGACCGATACTGTATAAGGAACGATGCGTGCTCAGTAAACTCAACACGTCGGGCGCGGATAAAAAAGTAGAGATATGCTCCCAGGCGACCTCCGGTAAGTCGACTGCTGAGGACATGCCGACGGCAAACGTTCGCTTTAGCAAAGCAGCAGCGTGTGGACGTCTGCTTCGTACTTTGTTAAAGATAACTGTAGCAGAGGCTATTGGAGACGCTTGGGTTCACTGACTTTGAAGCAAATGTGATTTAAACCAAATTCTTGATGTGTTCTATGATTCTctcgttcacagtcactacCGTGGGAAAACTTCCACAAATCCAGTCAGACCGATCGATGCCAAGAAAAAGCTTTTGCGCGACCAGTAAGATACACGAGACAGGCGACGTGACATCGGAATTGTCCGAAAGGAATCGATTGCAATTCATTTTTGAAAAACGAAAGAGAAGAGCACACACAACCCCTACCCTCTCGATAAAAACCGATTCATTCTGCAAACAGAGAT harbors:
- a CDS encoding predicted protein — protein: MSSAVDLPEVAWEHISTFLSAPDVLSLLSTHRSLYSIGLNPSFWDLLTRREGAERQLLSETPGDKSRSPPAARAKRRFLRAAYCQSLPSVHWSAVRSHPKDPTAPSAREGHVSCVMGDKVVVTGGFTEDAAIYVRDLQHFKNGEWERIVPEGHPGFSYGSSLTALEEHRAVLFGGFLSGGYANETDRVAILTLLRNAEDGILNGSWEIKTVLPSCATLFPEQIQNWQLSCARAYHSATLLSNRYLFISGGMQTRGSILNPLLLDTLTWTWIDSHSITTGISPSPRFGHSVILDEARSRLVLFGGGNGSDLLRSGRDNSEVWELRMSTFWRRGLIESLPWDWRLLHRNHNEKSEDEDDGAENRDAGINMAAMNEDIANTLRPSEILVLGRCHISHRISRDTVLLAFGSGRPSTNGILAFDLMTNTFFRPAVSGSLPQRRFTLTSMFLPAQACIVVHGGFGPRHASSSVDMRILDLAPALKNKNFGFTLDPHGRSYLPVQDADMMVERSSQASSISGLLTMLNGLEPGARRLAAGQLLSQMQDNGRSNGRGAALLSMIVEGTARFAMDEEEDNSAEDAT